A single region of the Bartonella harrusi genome encodes:
- a CDS encoding flagellar protein FlgN — protein MSVMQYGDDSFASKAKVLNNDLIDREWAMTKFVAAVNGLAQVVDYESNMLESSSVPDYEEINLCKIRGLRDLNKSMSDIKRYMNEEIVQEVENLLSDLQQKLNRNSELLQSHLTAVNNLSQAMQGAGGIKETD, from the coding sequence ATGTCTGTAATGCAATACGGTGATGATAGTTTTGCATCAAAAGCAAAAGTCCTGAATAATGATCTTATTGATCGTGAATGGGCAATGACAAAATTTGTAGCTGCTGTTAATGGGTTGGCACAAGTGGTCGATTATGAAAGCAATATGCTGGAAAGCAGTAGTGTTCCAGATTATGAAGAAATAAATTTATGTAAAATACGTGGTCTGCGTGATTTGAATAAATCTATGAGTGATATAAAACGCTACATGAATGAAGAGATTGTCCAAGAGGTTGAGAATTTATTATCCGACTTACAGCAAAAATTAAATCGTAATAGCGAATTGCTGCAAAGCCATTTGACCGCAGTAAACAATCTTTCGCAAGCTATGCAGGGTGCTGGCGGCATAAAAGAAACAGATTGA